Proteins found in one Amycolatopsis aidingensis genomic segment:
- the purL gene encoding phosphoribosylformylglycinamidine synthase subunit PurL, whose product MAHPDTETQVIDTTGHAAATPDAAQPYLELGLAEDEYARIREILGRRPTDAELAMYSVMWSEHCSYKSSKAHLRYFGETTTAEMREKMLAGIGENAGVVDVGDGWAVTFKVESHNHPSYVEPYQGAATGVGGIVRDILAMGARPLAVADPLRFGPADAPDTRRVLPGVVGGIAGYGNCLGLPNIGGEVAFDESYAGNPLVNALCVGAMRVEDLHLAHASGTGNKIILFGARTGLDGIGGVSVLASDTFAGDESGSDPAGRKKLPSVQVGDPFTEKVLIECCLELFAQRLVVGIQDLGGAGLSCATSELAAAGDGGMHIELDRVPLRAKGMTPAEILSSESQERMCAVVSPADVDAFMKVCAKWDVTATEIGEVTDGEHLVITWHGETVVDVPPRTVAHQGPVYHRPYARPVAQDELQADTPDTLPRPSGPDELRDTLLRMISSPELASREWVTEQYDRYVRGNTVLAQPADSGVIRIDERTGRGVAVSTDCNSRFVYLDPYAGTQLALAEAYRNVATSGATPIAVTNCLNFGAPTDPGVMWQFERAVHGLADGCAELGIPVTGGNVSFFNQTGDTAILPTPVVGVLGVLDDVRRRIPTGVGAEAGETLLLLGDTRAEFGGSAWARIVHGHLGGLPPAVDLARERLLAEVLSAGSRDGMISAAHDLSDGGLAQTLVETVLIGQVGARVVLDPDTDPFVQLFAESAGRVLVAVPRSEELRFTELCSARGLPWRKTGVVDPDSAALEIQDVATFGLAELRAAWEGTLPALFG is encoded by the coding sequence GTGGCGCATCCCGACACGGAAACCCAGGTCATCGACACCACCGGCCACGCGGCGGCCACGCCGGACGCCGCGCAGCCCTACCTCGAGCTCGGCCTCGCCGAGGACGAGTACGCCCGGATCCGGGAGATCCTCGGCCGCAGGCCCACCGACGCCGAGCTCGCCATGTACTCGGTGATGTGGAGCGAGCACTGCTCGTACAAGTCCTCCAAGGCGCATCTGCGCTACTTCGGCGAGACCACCACGGCCGAGATGCGGGAGAAGATGCTCGCCGGGATCGGCGAGAATGCGGGCGTGGTGGACGTCGGCGACGGCTGGGCGGTCACCTTCAAGGTGGAGAGCCACAACCACCCGTCCTATGTGGAGCCCTACCAGGGCGCGGCCACCGGGGTCGGCGGGATCGTGCGGGACATCCTGGCGATGGGCGCCCGGCCGCTGGCGGTGGCCGACCCGCTGCGGTTCGGGCCCGCGGACGCCCCGGACACCCGGCGGGTGCTGCCAGGGGTGGTCGGCGGGATCGCCGGGTACGGCAACTGCCTCGGCCTGCCGAATATCGGCGGCGAGGTCGCTTTCGACGAAAGCTACGCGGGTAACCCGCTGGTGAACGCGCTGTGCGTGGGTGCGATGCGGGTGGAGGACCTGCACCTCGCGCATGCCTCCGGCACCGGCAACAAGATCATCCTGTTCGGCGCGCGCACCGGCCTTGACGGCATCGGCGGGGTGTCCGTGCTGGCCAGCGACACCTTCGCCGGGGACGAGTCCGGCAGTGACCCCGCGGGGCGCAAGAAGCTGCCCAGCGTGCAGGTCGGCGACCCGTTCACCGAGAAGGTGCTGATCGAGTGCTGCCTCGAACTGTTCGCCCAGCGTCTGGTGGTCGGCATCCAGGACCTCGGCGGGGCCGGGCTGTCCTGCGCCACCTCCGAGCTGGCCGCGGCCGGGGACGGCGGCATGCACATCGAGCTGGACCGGGTCCCGTTGCGGGCCAAGGGGATGACTCCCGCGGAGATCCTGTCCAGTGAGTCGCAGGAGCGGATGTGCGCGGTGGTCAGCCCCGCCGATGTGGACGCCTTCATGAAGGTGTGCGCCAAATGGGACGTGACCGCCACCGAGATCGGCGAGGTCACCGACGGCGAGCACCTGGTGATCACCTGGCACGGCGAGACCGTGGTGGACGTGCCACCGCGCACCGTCGCGCACCAGGGCCCGGTGTATCACCGCCCGTACGCCCGCCCGGTCGCGCAGGACGAGCTGCAGGCCGACACCCCGGACACGCTGCCGCGACCGTCCGGCCCGGACGAGCTGCGCGACACCCTGCTGCGGATGATCTCCTCCCCCGAGCTCGCCTCCAGGGAGTGGGTCACCGAGCAGTACGACCGCTACGTCCGTGGCAACACCGTGCTCGCCCAGCCCGCCGACTCCGGGGTGATCCGGATCGACGAGCGCACCGGCCGCGGGGTGGCCGTTTCCACCGACTGCAACAGCCGGTTCGTGTACCTGGACCCCTATGCCGGCACCCAGCTCGCGCTGGCCGAGGCCTACCGCAACGTGGCCACCAGCGGGGCCACCCCGATCGCGGTCACCAACTGCCTGAACTTCGGCGCGCCGACCGACCCTGGCGTGATGTGGCAGTTCGAGCGTGCCGTGCACGGCCTCGCCGACGGCTGCGCCGAGCTGGGTATCCCGGTGACCGGCGGGAACGTCAGCTTCTTCAACCAGACCGGGGACACCGCGATCCTGCCGACCCCGGTGGTCGGGGTGCTCGGGGTGCTGGACGATGTGCGCAGGCGGATCCCGACCGGGGTCGGGGCCGAGGCCGGCGAGACCCTGCTGCTGCTCGGCGACACCAGGGCGGAGTTCGGCGGTTCGGCCTGGGCGCGGATCGTGCACGGGCACCTCGGCGGGTTGCCGCCTGCCGTGGACCTGGCGCGCGAGCGGCTGCTCGCGGAGGTGCTGTCCGCGGGCAGCCGGGACGGGATGATCTCGGCCGCGCACGACCTCTCCGACGGCGGGCTGGCCCAGACCCTGGTGGAGACCGTGCTGATCGGACAGGTCGGCGCCAGGGTGGTGCTGGATCCGGACACCGACCCCTTCGTGCAGCTGTTCGCCGAGTCCGCGGGCCGGGTGCTGGTCGCGGTGCCGCGCTCGGAGGAGCTGCGGTTCACCGAGCTGTGCTCGGCCCGGGGCCTGCCCTGGCGCAAGACCGGTGTGGTGGACCCGGATTCGGCGGCGCTGGAGATCCAGGACGTGGCCACCTTCGGCCTTGCCGAGCTGCGCGCGGCCTGGGAGGGCACGTTGCCTGCCCTGTTCGGCTGA
- a CDS encoding ABC transporter transmembrane domain-containing protein, with the protein MRTGAELTPVRFLLALLRRRPWLVTGSAAFGGLWLVPGALLPLVVGAAVDAGIAGDDGATLLWLAAVVVGIGIAQAVCGGALEFLGHAMWLHGAVTTQRLVSTHTARLGASLHPQAETGDVMAVSSSDVDSVGNLFGVLGRLAGSVLAFVVVGIALVLESPLLGTVALAGVPLATLGMVPLLPLLRRRQERQREQLAEVNGIGSDIVSGLRILRGIGGEGRFFDRFRTASQRVRGAGVDVARSDAWLAGAEVLLPGLVTVLITWLGARMAVQGTISAGELVAFYGASAFLVIPVSTATEAAHAISAGIVSARKACGLLRLRPLLAEPDSPVPLPEGPLELHDSATGFTAVAGKLTVVDARSGAEALARRLARFAEPEPGQLVLVSGVPSDRVALAELRRRVVYAHNQDIWFSGILREQVAPDRAGTVDIETALAAADAEDIVRGMPNGLDEHIGERGREVSGGQRQRLNLARALAADADVLVLDEPTSAVDAHTEARITERVARLRRGRTTVVFSQSPLWMAVADETVRPVLEAEECN; encoded by the coding sequence GTGCGGACCGGCGCCGAGCTGACACCGGTACGCTTTCTCCTTGCGCTGCTGCGCAGGCGTCCGTGGCTGGTGACCGGTTCCGCGGCGTTCGGGGGGCTCTGGCTGGTGCCGGGCGCCCTGCTGCCGCTGGTGGTCGGCGCGGCCGTGGACGCAGGCATCGCGGGAGACGACGGCGCCACTCTGCTGTGGCTGGCCGCGGTGGTCGTCGGGATCGGGATCGCGCAGGCGGTCTGCGGGGGTGCGCTGGAGTTTCTCGGGCACGCCATGTGGCTGCACGGGGCCGTCACCACCCAGCGCCTGGTGTCGACCCACACCGCCCGGCTCGGTGCCTCGTTGCATCCGCAGGCCGAGACCGGCGATGTGATGGCGGTGTCCTCCTCGGACGTCGACTCGGTCGGCAACCTGTTCGGTGTGCTCGGCAGGCTTGCCGGTTCGGTGCTCGCCTTCGTCGTGGTGGGCATCGCGCTGGTGCTCGAGTCCCCGCTGCTGGGCACGGTGGCGCTGGCCGGCGTGCCCCTCGCGACGTTGGGCATGGTCCCGCTGCTCCCGCTGCTGCGCAGGCGCCAGGAACGGCAACGTGAGCAACTCGCCGAGGTCAACGGGATCGGTTCGGACATCGTGTCCGGCCTGCGCATCCTGCGTGGGATCGGCGGCGAAGGCCGGTTCTTCGACCGGTTCCGGACGGCCAGCCAGCGGGTACGCGGGGCCGGGGTGGACGTGGCCCGCAGTGACGCCTGGCTGGCCGGTGCGGAGGTGCTGCTACCCGGTCTGGTGACGGTACTGATCACCTGGCTGGGCGCCCGGATGGCAGTGCAGGGCACGATCAGCGCCGGTGAGCTGGTGGCGTTCTACGGAGCATCGGCGTTCCTGGTGATCCCGGTGAGCACGGCAACCGAGGCCGCGCACGCGATCAGCGCCGGGATCGTGTCCGCCCGCAAGGCCTGCGGGCTGCTGCGGCTGCGACCGCTGCTGGCGGAACCGGACTCGCCGGTACCGCTACCCGAGGGACCGCTCGAGTTGCACGACTCGGCAACCGGCTTCACCGCGGTGGCGGGCAAGCTGACCGTCGTCGACGCGCGTTCCGGGGCCGAGGCGCTGGCCAGGCGGCTTGCCAGATTCGCCGAACCGGAGCCGGGGCAGCTGGTGCTGGTATCCGGGGTGCCTTCCGACCGGGTCGCGCTCGCCGAGCTGCGGCGGCGGGTGGTGTACGCGCACAACCAGGACATCTGGTTCTCCGGCATCCTGCGCGAGCAGGTGGCCCCGGACCGTGCCGGCACCGTGGACATCGAGACGGCGCTGGCCGCCGCGGACGCCGAGGACATCGTGCGGGGCATGCCGAACGGCCTGGACGAGCACATCGGCGAGCGCGGCAGGGAGGTCTCCGGTGGGCAGCGGCAGCGGCTGAACCTGGCCAGGGCGCTCGCGGCGGACGCGGACGTGCTGGTGCTGGACGAACCCACCTCGGCGGTGGACGCGCACACCGAGGCACGGATCACCGAACGGGTCGCCAGGCTGCGCCGCGGCCGGACCACCGTGGTGTTCAGCCAGAGTCCACTGTGGATGGCCGTGGCCGACGAGACGGTCCGGCCGGTGCTGGAGGCGGAAGAATGCAACTGA
- a CDS encoding ABC transporter ATP-binding protein, whose translation MQLKLPLASKARARSWARDTVRENRTGFATMIGLFVLATVAGLAGPQIIGALVDEVVTGGGTARVDLLAAAFVLILLVQAGLKRQARVRAGVLGERVLARTRESFVRQSLRLPLGTVEAAGTGDLLSRATSDIERVDYATRNAAPEILVASVTVLLTVGAMIITSPLLALGLLAAVAVLVLPTRWYWKRSPAAIERMLARWAEARSGLHETAEGARTAEALGLVRRRVRHGERAADQAAQGEREFRALTVRWVPWLELSHALPIAVMLLLGGWAYAQGYTELGTISTMVLYAQALSEPLDDVLWWAEDLMIASAAVRRVLGVHTPEQSSRAPHRPRGQDIVLRGVRFGYAEGSEVLHGIDLRVPRGERLAIVGPSGAGKSTLGRLLAGIATPTAGSVTIGGVEVSELPEDLLRVEVLLLTQEQHVFAGTLRDNLALPARATEWTDAELLAALAAVGARDWAEGLAEGLDTKLGAGALAVPAAVAQQLALARVVLADPHTLVLDEATSLLDTGSARELERGLERVLAGRTVIAIAHRLHTAAAADRVAVLEGGRISELGSHAELLAAGGPYARLVRAAAG comes from the coding sequence ATGCAACTGAAACTACCGCTGGCCAGTAAGGCGCGGGCCCGCTCATGGGCCCGCGACACGGTGCGGGAGAACCGGACCGGGTTCGCCACGATGATCGGGCTGTTCGTGCTCGCGACCGTCGCAGGGCTGGCCGGGCCGCAGATCATCGGCGCGCTGGTGGACGAGGTGGTCACCGGGGGTGGCACCGCCAGGGTGGACCTGCTCGCCGCCGCCTTCGTGCTCATCCTGCTGGTGCAGGCCGGGCTGAAACGTCAGGCCAGGGTGCGGGCCGGGGTGCTCGGCGAGCGAGTGCTGGCGCGGACAAGGGAGTCGTTCGTGCGCCAGTCGCTGCGGCTGCCGCTGGGCACGGTGGAGGCCGCGGGCACGGGTGACCTGCTCAGCAGGGCGACCTCGGATATCGAGCGGGTCGACTACGCCACCCGGAACGCGGCCCCGGAGATCCTGGTCGCCTCGGTCACCGTGCTGCTCACCGTGGGCGCGATGATCATCACCTCGCCGCTGCTCGCGCTCGGCCTGCTGGCCGCGGTGGCGGTGCTGGTGCTGCCGACCAGGTGGTACTGGAAGCGGTCACCGGCGGCGATCGAGCGGATGCTGGCGCGCTGGGCCGAGGCGCGGTCCGGGTTGCACGAGACCGCGGAAGGGGCCCGCACCGCGGAAGCCCTCGGGCTGGTGCGGCGCAGGGTGCGGCACGGTGAGCGGGCGGCGGACCAGGCCGCGCAAGGTGAGCGGGAGTTCCGCGCGCTCACCGTCCGCTGGGTTCCCTGGCTGGAGCTCTCGCACGCGTTGCCGATCGCGGTGATGTTGCTGCTGGGTGGCTGGGCCTACGCGCAGGGCTACACCGAACTGGGCACGATCAGCACGATGGTGCTCTACGCACAGGCCCTTTCCGAACCCCTGGACGACGTGCTGTGGTGGGCGGAGGACCTGATGATCGCGAGTGCCGCGGTGCGCAGGGTGCTCGGCGTGCACACCCCGGAGCAGTCATCGCGAGCGCCGCATCGCCCGCGCGGTCAGGACATCGTGCTCCGCGGGGTGCGCTTCGGTTACGCCGAGGGAAGCGAGGTGCTGCACGGGATCGACCTGCGGGTGCCGCGAGGTGAGCGGCTTGCCATCGTCGGCCCCTCCGGCGCGGGCAAGTCCACCCTTGGCCGGTTGCTTGCCGGGATCGCGACCCCGACCGCGGGCTCGGTGACGATCGGCGGGGTCGAGGTCTCCGAGCTACCGGAGGATCTGCTGCGCGTCGAGGTGCTGCTGCTGACCCAGGAGCAGCACGTGTTCGCCGGGACGTTGCGGGACAACCTGGCACTGCCGGCAAGGGCCACCGAGTGGACCGATGCCGAACTGCTCGCGGCGCTGGCCGCGGTCGGCGCAAGGGACTGGGCGGAGGGCCTTGCCGAGGGGTTGGACACCAAGCTGGGCGCGGGGGCGCTGGCCGTACCCGCGGCGGTGGCCCAGCAGCTCGCGCTGGCAAGGGTGGTGCTGGCCGACCCGCACACCCTGGTGCTGGACGAGGCGACCTCGCTGCTGGACACCGGCTCCGCCAGGGAGCTGGAGCGCGGGCTGGAGCGGGTGCTCGCCGGGCGCACGGTGATCGCCATCGCGCACCGGCTGCACACCGCGGCGGCCGCGGACCGGGTGGCGGTGCTGGAGGGTGGCCGGATCTCCGAGCTGGGCAGCCATGCCGAGCTGCTGGCCGCGGGCGGCCCGTATGCCCGGCTGGTCCGTGCGGCGGCAGGCTGA
- the purQ gene encoding phosphoribosylformylglycinamidine synthase subunit PurQ, which produces MKIGVITFPGTLDDVDAVRAVRYAGAEPVELWHADAELRGVDAVIVPGGFSYGDYLRAGAIARFAPVMGPVLEAVHGGMPVLGICNGFQVLCEAGLLPGALVRNQGLHFICRDQWLRVENNTTAWTTRFDTGAEILIPVKNMEGCYVADQPTLDRLDGEGRVVFRYVDGNPNGSRADIAGVSSADGRVVGLMPHPEHAIDALTGPSDDGLGLFYSVLDSVVTAGTAS; this is translated from the coding sequence GTGAAGATCGGCGTCATCACCTTCCCCGGCACCCTGGACGATGTGGACGCCGTTCGCGCGGTCCGCTACGCCGGGGCCGAGCCGGTCGAGCTGTGGCACGCCGACGCCGAGCTCAGGGGCGTGGACGCGGTGATCGTGCCCGGCGGGTTCTCCTACGGCGACTACCTGCGCGCCGGGGCCATCGCCCGGTTCGCCCCGGTGATGGGCCCGGTACTGGAGGCCGTGCACGGGGGCATGCCAGTGCTGGGCATCTGCAACGGCTTCCAGGTGCTCTGTGAGGCGGGCCTGCTGCCCGGTGCGCTGGTGCGCAACCAGGGGTTGCACTTCATCTGCCGGGACCAGTGGCTGCGAGTGGAGAACAACACCACCGCCTGGACCACCCGGTTCGACACCGGTGCGGAGATCCTGATCCCGGTGAAGAACATGGAAGGCTGCTACGTCGCCGACCAGCCCACGCTGGACCGGCTTGATGGCGAGGGCAGGGTGGTCTTCCGCTATGTCGATGGCAACCCGAACGGGTCGCGTGCCGACATCGCCGGGGTCAGCAGCGCCGATGGCAGGGTGGTCGGCCTGATGCCGCACCCCGAGCATGCCATCGACGCGCTCACCGGCCCCTCCGACGACGGCCTCGGCCTGTTCTACTCGGTGCTGGACTCGGTCGTCACCGCTGGAACGGCAAGCTGA
- the purS gene encoding phosphoribosylformylglycinamidine synthase subunit PurS, with product MARVVVDVMPKPEILDPQGQAVAGALPRLGFTGVTEVRQGKHFELEVDDSVDDETLAKIAEGFLANPVIEDWTVRRVDS from the coding sequence GTGGCCCGAGTCGTCGTCGACGTCATGCCCAAGCCGGAGATCCTGGACCCGCAAGGTCAAGCGGTGGCCGGTGCCCTGCCCCGCCTCGGCTTCACCGGGGTCACCGAGGTCCGCCAGGGCAAGCACTTCGAGCTGGAGGTCGACGACTCGGTCGACGACGAGACGCTCGCCAAGATCGCCGAGGGCTTCCTGGCCAACCCGGTGATCGAGGACTGGACCGTGCGCAGGGTGGACTCGTGA
- a CDS encoding GMC family oxidoreductase codes for MATQESWDYVIVGAGSAGCVLANRLTEDPSARVLLLEAGGEDTADEVRIPAAFASLFKTQWDWNYETVQQKHLGKSAYWPRGKLLGGCSSINAMIYIRGNRADYDEWRDSYGAEGWGWDEVLPYFVRAEGNTRFGGPLHGSSGPLHVEDRVFTHELSRAWVDSAVAWGLKRTEDFNGESQEGAGQYQVTCRKGRRWSAADAYLRPATARPNLTVRTRAQATRVVLEGGRATGVSYLEGGVERTAYAGSEVLLCGGAINSPQLLLLSGIGPAEHLREHDIEVAVQLPGVGHNLHDHPAAPIIWSTRNTSDLVDSATPAGMLRWQLTKRGPLASNVGEAGAFLSTVDGLDAPNMQFHVAPTLFYENGLREPTVPGFTSATTLVRVASRGRLRLRSAHPLWRPELDPAYYAEPEDFEATLAGLRTLIEIGRGGPLARYLDKPFLPDRLELDEDALAEHARANTQTLYHPVGTCAMGTGELAVVDPALRVRGVDGLRVVDASVMPVVPRGNTNAPTIMVAEKAADLIRSQAT; via the coding sequence GTGGCCACGCAGGAAAGCTGGGACTACGTCATCGTGGGCGCTGGCAGCGCGGGCTGCGTACTGGCGAACCGGCTGACCGAGGACCCGTCGGCGCGGGTGCTGCTACTCGAAGCCGGTGGCGAGGACACCGCCGACGAGGTGCGGATCCCGGCGGCGTTCGCCTCCCTGTTCAAGACCCAGTGGGACTGGAACTACGAGACGGTCCAGCAGAAACATCTCGGCAAGAGCGCCTACTGGCCCCGGGGCAAGCTGCTCGGCGGCTGTTCCTCGATCAACGCGATGATCTACATCCGGGGAAACCGCGCCGATTACGACGAGTGGCGCGATTCCTATGGCGCCGAGGGCTGGGGTTGGGACGAGGTGCTGCCGTACTTCGTCCGCGCCGAGGGCAACACCCGGTTCGGCGGCCCGCTGCACGGGTCCTCCGGCCCGCTGCACGTGGAGGACCGGGTGTTCACCCATGAGCTGTCCCGTGCCTGGGTGGACTCGGCCGTGGCCTGGGGGCTGAAGCGCACCGAGGACTTCAACGGCGAGTCCCAGGAGGGCGCAGGGCAGTACCAGGTCACCTGCCGCAAGGGGCGGCGCTGGTCGGCGGCGGACGCCTACCTGCGCCCCGCAACGGCCCGGCCGAACCTCACCGTGCGCACCCGGGCGCAGGCGACCAGGGTGGTGCTGGAGGGTGGCCGGGCCACCGGGGTGTCGTATCTGGAGGGTGGGGTCGAGCGGACCGCCTACGCAGGCTCCGAGGTGCTGCTTTGCGGCGGGGCGATCAACTCCCCGCAGTTGCTGCTGCTTTCCGGCATCGGGCCCGCCGAGCACCTGCGCGAGCACGATATCGAGGTGGCCGTGCAGCTGCCAGGTGTCGGCCACAACCTGCACGACCACCCGGCCGCGCCGATCATCTGGTCCACCAGGAACACCAGCGACCTGGTGGACTCCGCCACCCCGGCCGGCATGCTGCGCTGGCAGCTGACCAAGCGCGGCCCGCTGGCCTCCAACGTTGGCGAGGCCGGCGCCTTCCTGTCCACTGTGGATGGATTGGACGCGCCGAACATGCAGTTCCACGTGGCACCGACCCTGTTCTACGAAAACGGGCTGCGCGAGCCGACCGTGCCGGGGTTCACCTCGGCGACCACCCTGGTGCGGGTGGCCAGCCGGGGGCGGCTGCGGCTGCGGTCCGCGCATCCGCTGTGGCGCCCGGAGCTGGACCCCGCCTACTACGCCGAGCCGGAGGACTTCGAGGCCACCCTCGCCGGGCTGCGCACGTTGATCGAGATCGGCCGCGGCGGCCCGCTGGCCCGCTACCTGGACAAGCCCTTCCTGCCGGACCGGCTGGAGCTGGACGAGGACGCGCTGGCCGAGCACGCCCGAGCGAACACCCAGACCCTGTACCACCCGGTCGGCACCTGCGCGATGGGCACCGGTGAGCTGGCCGTGGTCGACCCTGCCCTGCGGGTACGCGGGGTGGACGGGCTGCGCGTGGTGGACGCCTCGGTGATGCCGGTGGTACCGCGGGGCAACACCAACGCGCCCACCATCATGGTCGCCGAGAAGGCCGCCGACCTGATCCGCTCCCAGGCGACCTAG
- a CDS encoding aldehyde dehydrogenase family protein, which yields MTTVQAPQSELAAAETFDSLNPATDEVVGTHPVHTADAVEQAVARAKEAAAWWDSLGYAGRAERLRRWKGVLARRLAQLCEVVHAETGKPRGDAQLEAVLAIEHIAWAGKHAAKVLGRQRRSPGLLLSNQAASVEYQPLGVVGVIGPWNYPVYTPMGSISYALAAGNAVVFKPSEYTPGVGKWLVDAFQEVVPEYPVLQLVTGFGPTGAALTRAGVDKIAFTGSTATGKKIMAAAADTLTPVVIEAGGKDPLLVDADADLDAAAEATVWGAFSNAGQTCVGVERVYVHERVHEEFVAKVVRLAEQIRGGSDESAQYGPMTMPSQLEVIRRHIADALARGGRALTGGPDAVGERCVQPTVLVDVPEDSEAVREETFGPTVTIAKVADMDEAIEKANNSRYGLASTVFAKRRGMELARLLRTGQTAINAPLSFAGIAALPFGGVGDSGFGRIHGPEGLREFARPKAIARQRFSPLLALTTFARTEKTEALVGKLTAVLHGKR from the coding sequence ATGACCACCGTGCAAGCTCCGCAGTCCGAACTCGCCGCGGCCGAGACCTTCGATTCGCTCAACCCGGCGACCGACGAGGTGGTCGGCACCCATCCGGTGCATACCGCCGACGCGGTCGAACAGGCCGTTGCCAGGGCGAAGGAGGCCGCTGCCTGGTGGGACTCGCTCGGTTATGCCGGCAGGGCCGAACGGCTGCGCCGGTGGAAGGGTGTGCTGGCACGCAGGCTGGCGCAGCTGTGCGAGGTGGTGCACGCCGAAACCGGCAAGCCACGCGGGGACGCCCAGCTGGAGGCCGTGCTGGCCATCGAGCACATCGCCTGGGCAGGCAAGCACGCGGCCAAGGTGCTCGGCAGGCAACGCCGCTCGCCCGGCCTGCTGCTGTCCAACCAGGCGGCGAGCGTCGAGTACCAGCCGCTGGGCGTGGTCGGCGTGATCGGGCCGTGGAACTACCCGGTCTACACCCCGATGGGCTCGATCAGCTACGCGCTGGCCGCGGGCAACGCGGTGGTGTTCAAGCCGAGCGAGTACACCCCCGGCGTCGGCAAGTGGCTGGTGGACGCCTTCCAGGAGGTGGTCCCGGAGTACCCGGTGCTGCAACTGGTCACCGGCTTCGGGCCGACCGGGGCCGCGCTCACCAGGGCGGGTGTGGACAAGATCGCCTTCACCGGGTCGACGGCCACCGGGAAGAAGATTATGGCGGCGGCCGCCGACACCCTCACCCCGGTGGTCATCGAGGCCGGTGGCAAGGACCCACTGCTGGTGGACGCCGATGCCGACCTGGACGCGGCGGCCGAGGCAACCGTCTGGGGTGCCTTCTCCAACGCCGGGCAGACCTGTGTCGGGGTGGAGCGGGTGTACGTGCACGAGCGGGTGCATGAGGAGTTCGTGGCCAAGGTGGTGCGGCTTGCCGAGCAGATCCGGGGCGGCTCCGACGAGAGCGCGCAGTACGGCCCGATGACCATGCCCTCCCAGCTGGAGGTCATCCGCAGGCATATCGCCGACGCGCTGGCCCGCGGCGGCCGCGCGCTCACCGGCGGGCCGGACGCGGTGGGCGAGCGCTGCGTGCAGCCGACCGTGCTGGTGGACGTGCCGGAGGATTCCGAGGCGGTGCGCGAGGAGACCTTCGGCCCGACCGTCACCATCGCGAAGGTCGCCGATATGGACGAGGCGATCGAGAAGGCGAACAACTCCCGCTACGGCCTGGCGTCCACGGTGTTCGCCAAGCGGCGCGGGATGGAGCTGGCCCGGCTGTTGCGTACCGGGCAGACCGCGATCAACGCCCCGCTGTCCTTCGCCGGGATCGCCGCACTGCCCTTCGGCGGGGTCGGGGACTCCGGCTTCGGCCGGATCCACGGGCCCGAAGGGCTGCGCGAGTTCGCCCGGCCGAAGGCGATCGCCCGGCAGCGGTTCTCCCCGCTGCTGGCGCTCACCACCTTCGCGCGGACGGAGAAGACCGAGGCGCTGGTGGGCAAGCTGACCGCCGTACTACACGGCAAGCGCTAA